The Pempheris klunzingeri isolate RE-2024b chromosome 16, fPemKlu1.hap1, whole genome shotgun sequence genome includes the window ACTGCTGGATGTCCCCACAGGAGTGCCTCCTGCACTGGGTGAGCTCGTCCTGGGTGTTGGAGGTCTGACTGGAGCTCTGGACGTGAAGCGCTGCTTGTAGGTCTGAGAGCTTTTGTTGGTGGGCTGACCTGAGCTGGGAGCCCTCTTCTGTTAGCTGGAGAACAAGTGACTGCAGCTTCTCCTGGAAGAAGAAGCAAATTCTAATATTGAGTTTTCTTCAGAATTGTGATGAAcagaaagctttttttcttgAGTTCCTTACCTCTTCCCTCTTTAGCAGCTCCACCTCTCTGTGCTGGTTGTTGAGGGCAAACTGGCTCTGAGCACAATCCCTTGCCATGGCGAACAGCCTCCTCTTCAGCTTTCTGAGCTCCTCCTGAAGGCCCTGTCTCTCCAGGTTCACCTtccacatcctcctctcctcctctgctctctcctccctgaGGCTCTGaatctccctcttcctctcctctcttctgccCTGTTCCTCGCTCTTCAGTGCTTTCATCAGCTCTGCCACTTTGCTATCAATTgactcctctgtctcctcttcattgctcccctctgcctcctctatATCTCTGTTCCCTCTCAACTCCAGCACCTCCGCCAGCAGTTCCTTCCGTCTCTTTTCTAAACTCTGTACCTCTTGTATGCAGTCCTCCATCTGAGATCCCAGTGTGTCTAGTTCATTCCTGCTGGATCCCAGATCAATGGTGTCCATCTTgacctcctccatctcttcaccTGGCTGACCTATTTCAATCCCACTTACACCTCCCTTTGTGTACTTGCCTTCATTTGTAGGCATATATCCCATCGTCATTGCCTCGCAGTATGTTGGATCTGAAAACCCGAACTGAGGATCAAGAACCATCTGGTCTGTTTTCAGATTCCCTTGCCTCTCCAGTCTTCCTACTGAGAAGCCACCCATGTTGTCACAGCTAAACTCAGGATTCTGCCTGCTCTCATTTGTCGCTGAACTTACTGTCACTACATTTCTGTTTCCATCGGACGCTTTATCTTCCCCTGCACGTTGACAAGCCCAGGATGCTGATTGCATCGCCTCGGTCTCTGACTTCACTGGCCTCCCTTGCTGAATGGGCACCAGTGTTGTGCCTCTATAAAGATGAGGATTCTTGCTGATGTGTACATACTCTTGGCTTGCATCCGTAGCCCAGTCTTGGGGCTCGAAGTCCATCCCAGCCTCCTCCATGCAGCCTTCCAGCATGGCCAACATCCCCAACAGCTGGCCCTCGTACTCCACCATGGTTTCACTCAGTTTATTCCCCACTGAAGTGAGAGGCATTTCTGTCTGGCGAGGAACTTCTGTGGTCACTCCAGTCCTGTCGAGGATGGTGTCCGGTCCTTGCGACTGGCCTTGCGCTGGCTGATCTTCTGTCGCAGCtccatccatgtgtgtgtccatgtagcTTGGGGAAAGATATGCGTGGGGAGAAGTTCTTGTTTCTCCGTAGCTCTCcattgtgtctctctctttgccgCGGCTGAGAGTTGATTCAGTCAGGCTCGTTTCATTGTAACTTGCTGAGAAGTGAGAGCCAAAAGGGATACCGGTGAGCTCCTCGCAGCTTTTCAGCAGGTCATCCATCTCCTGTAAGTATGGCTTCATCAAAGCTGATTGATTCAGCTGTGTTCCTGTGAAGGTGAGTCCAGACTGTGCTGTATCCTcctctttaatgaagagaggGTCAAGCTCAGTAGGTGACATGTTATCGTCCACGTCCTCCATCGGTTCAGCTTAATTCTTGTAGCCCTTTTAGATGTAGAAGACTCTTTTACAGCCCTCTCATACCTTGACAAAAGCAGATTAATATGTTAGACAATCCAGCTGACGCATATTAAGCATGGTTGCTGTGGCTGTTGGGAGTTGTGTTGCATGTCACAAATACTAGTCCTGGCCTGTACAGCAGACATGTCAACAGGGCAGTGGGGCTAATATTTTGGCCAGGCTTCTGTGCAAGCTATGCTGATGTCATTAGCACATGTAGGCATGCAGAGCTGGGCAGGGGGGTAGTTTAGCACAGGGTATGCAACCAGCAGCTGTCCCGCTAGTCTGAATGCCCCAAGGACCAACAGACTGCTTGCCAGTGATtagacacacaccttaaacaaGCCAACTCATGCACTCACATGAACACTGCATCACTACTAATATAAACACATAGAAATGGCTTCTGTCTGAAGCTCCAGGAAGTGGCATTACAGATTACATTAGGGAGCAGGCTATCATAACACGCCATTGTGCCGATGGATGGGCATTTGCACTCTCCCTTGGTGAATAATGTAGCTGTAATTTCACCCTTTGAGGTGTTTGCCAAGACAGGCCAGAGACTCCCAGAGAGTAAATTGATCAAATTGACCCAATACTGTCATCTGCAGAGATCAGCAATGTATAAAGGGCATGGAAGACTGGTGTGCCATTTATTTGATAGCTGCTGTTTCCCCACCAAAATTCAAGACACGGCATTTGTGTTAAACTAGGTCAGATAATACAAATAGTACTCAAGTTCTTAAATCTTTACGGCATGAACAACTTTCTTCGTTCTTtggctgtgttttgtcttttttgatgTTCCAAGTGCACAAGGACTGGACATTGTTATGCTATGCATGCTGACCCCTGGGGAAGACATGACAGCCACCAGCTGTCTCGCTGCAGGACAGGCGTGGGCACAAGTCACATTCCTTTAGACCTCCACCACCCAAAGACAGAGCTGGCCTATACTTGCTGGGTATTCTGAACACTAACTTTACTTCTTATATTAAACATGAAAACCTAACTtcattttaagcttttttcAACTGCTAAGTTAGTTTACAGAGTTAGTTATTGAAAGATGGCTCTCTCTCAGGTAGTGTTTGAATTTTCTTCAGAGGTTTTCATTCAGATTTGATCAACGTCAATCACACAAgccctcatatatatatatatatatatatatatatacacacatgaaatATAATTGTACTTACTTCTGTGAGCGCTtgctttttctgctgtgtgtggtgCCCTCAGGTTGGATCCGTTAGAAATATGTTGTGGTTCAAACGACAAAAGCAAAGTGAGCGGGAGCGGTGTGTGCAGATGAACTgggagagatgtgtgtgtggggggggtggtggtAAAGACAGTTGACCCAGCCCCTCTCTCTCAGCCATAGTGCTGCTATGTGTGACCATGACTACCTCAAATCTGTTTAGGTTTATTAATAAACACTGGGCTGGGAGAAAGAGGAGCCACAGCGGGCTGTTTTAATCCAAGAGAGATACAGGATTTGCCAAAGTGGACCAAGAGTTATACTTAACACCTGTTAGCCAAATGTAGTTCATATTCACTTGGTGTAGTTTTGTATCTGTTGAAAGGTTTCACAATGACCTCTTATTGTCTGAAACCTTCATTAATTAAGTGACATTGTCTTTATAAAGAAAGAGTAATCAGCCTTATTCCAAGATAAAACAGTGCTTTTAGATTGAACTATAATGCCAGATTGACAGGTGGAGTTACAGCTGGATGCATCTATTATGGCTGTGGGGAGGAGGGTGTGTTCGGAGGGTTTATGGTGCGTGTGTTTATGATGAAAGAGGACATGGCTCCAGGATTCCCCTCGTGCCTCCTCATTATCGAGAAGTCTTTAAATAGCTCTCAGCACTTTTTTGGCTGCTTCCCACGGGAGGATTGGTTTTCGCGTAAACTCCTGACCCCGACAATGGACCACAGGCGGTCCTCCATGGTCTGAGGAGAGGGCAGGGAGGATGAGCTAGGGCTGTAAAAGACATGAAAAGAAGTGGCAGGTGTTGGGTAGGGAGGGGAAAAAGGAcggaacagaaaagaaaaaagaccgAAGGATAAAGGAGAAGACGGTGGAGATGGTGAAATGTTGAGAAAGACAGATAAGTGAAAAGCAGATTTCACTGCGACCTGAATCTGGAGCTGTGAAGACTACTTGATTTTTAGTTATACCCCTAAAATTATGATTTAAATTTGCCCCGCTTACTTTTACGTATTAAGAGTTCATCACTCATTTGACGTCCAAGGGTTTTGGTTTTTGCTTCATATTTCATGCCTTTCATAACGCACCATTTTGGAAAATTTCTCAATATGTAGGAACACAAGTAACAAACAGTCACCACTAGATGGCCTCACAGTTTAATTTAATCTCTTCTCATCCAAAGAGtgacataaaagaaaatgtagaatGTCTAAAATTCAGTTTAGTTCAGACAGCCCTGTCTTCCTGTGCTCTTTTTTCTGTAGGAATACAAGCAAATAATTCAATAAGTCATGATACAAGTTTACCTTAATGCTACAGATAACCCTATTTGCTATGCATTTGTCTGTCTTGTTATTTTCTCAAATTCGTCATTGAAGGCTGTTTCTGCTATAAAATGAACAACACTATCCAAGATTGATTTACTGCAAGTCCCACTTCAGAGTATTTACATGACCCTTTTCTACTGAAGATACTTTTATTTGCAGTTAGCACCCTACGGTCATTCCTGTGACATACTGTTTCCATGACAAGATTACATCCCTTGTGCTCAAGAAAAGATGTAATGTTTATCCAATATCTAATCTGTGACTTCGTGTTTTGGCATGTCTAGGCTTTGGGACAGAGACAGTCATTTAGATGAAGTTATGTCCACGGTTTATCTGTTTCAACACACTGTTTAACTCTGTTGTGCTGATACACGCCCACACAGCCACTGGGATCTAGAGAGAGACTTTGAGACTCTCCTTCACTTGCCTGCCAAAAAAATCATCTTCTTTTTAGCTCTTTTCTATCATTTCCTTCCTAGAGGATGGAGAGATCGTCAgggtgtgtgcgtgggtgtaGATTAGGACAAGGGGGAAACCAAATATTTAAGGGGGCGTTGTGGTTGAAGACTAAATGTCCCGCTGAGATAGGCCATATGCTGGACTTTGAGTTGGACTGGTCTGTTACCGTCTGCTCTAATGTGCAGTACTGTCCAAACTCACCAGAAcatcctgtcagtgtgtcttcttcttcctcctgtttctcttctctttccacCCCTTAATCTGTCTCACAAACAGCAATAATGCATCACTATCCAGAGAGAGCacaaagctttttatttttccagcttCCTTTGGTATAGTGGTACAGGGTTTCTGAAGTTCATATTGTTCAAATTCCTATTGTTTTCTGCCATTAAGGGTCAGTGGGACAGTATTCCTTGGCTCAAAATTGGGCTTTGGTGGGAGACCACCTGTGCAGAACAGTGTGATAATGTGTATAATTCACTAAAATCTGTTCTGGGATCAGTTAACCTTCCTAGTGATGATCCGTTCATGCCTCTTCATAATATACTGTCCATTCAAAACAATGTGCATACGGTCTAACCATGTTTGGTCATCAGGGATTTAGCGTTTTATCTTGGGCGATTTGGAAACAAAGTAAGGTTAAGGCATTGCTGCTGATTACTTGTAATACAAGATAGTAGTTCATAAAATAGCACCCAAACAAACCACTGTAATCACAATGGTAGCTCCACAAgtgttttatttagaaatcaaCTGAGGAGACAATACAGCAGTTttctttgtattgtatttttgaGAGAAAAAGTGGTCAAAAAGTCCatattaaatgcattaaatcaGAATATGGTCATCcttactaataaaaaaaaagtatttagagGAGCGCTCctgcaaaatgtgaaataatgctAGACAGAAAAAGAATTAATACATTGATGGCAACACCAGCACCTGTTCATTTAGTCAACAGACTCCAAAAACTTTGAGTCATTAAGAAAGGATTCACAACACTGACTTTATTTGGGCTGTTGCTCTATTCATTATAAAGAATAAGTCTAAGTATGTCTGAAATCATTGATTAAATGCTCCACTTATGTGCTAGAATACACTCataacatttttctttacagGAAGTCAGGACAGCGTGGATGCTATTGTCACTCACAGTCTTACTTTATAATCTCACTTTCACACTGGTCCTTTCCAGTACAGCCATTCTGCTGAAATAAGAGATAaaatgccttgctcaagggcaccttGACACCCATTTATTGTGGCAGGGGAGAATATTGCTCCTTCAATTTTCTCAGTTGTCTGTGGATTTGAACTGATAACAAATGCACTTTTACAAACTCCTGTTCTCTTACTTTGTTATTCTCTGCCATCTGTCACGCCGTCCATTATGCAGCATTGTCTCACTGTGGCtgagtgtgttttaatgacGGTGAACTTATCGGGTGTTTATTTTAAAGAGAGTGCCTCTGCTACATAATTGTCAGCCAGCATCTTCTTACTGTCACCAGCCACCCAGTGTTTCTACCAGTTGGTTTTTCATGGTCTTAAGGGACCACTTAATATAATGTAGTAGGGGGGCCCCCATGTCcttcttcagtgtgtttttccactgttcTGGATTAAGCATGTTTCCTCTATTTGAACATGACAGACACACTTGGCCTTTAAAAGACACAGAGCAGGTACAACTTGCTCCCACGTTTTTATTTCACCCAAAAGTCTTTTCAAACTTGGCTACTTCACTTTAAAATCAAACGTTTTTACACCTtccagctgtttttttaaagtgccGGGAAAGAGCTCAGgttttagtatttagtattgCATCAAGCTGTTTCGACAATCGTTTATTGTTCATTGTATCACCTTTACAGTGTTGCGCAGTCACAACCGGTTCCCATGAAGAGACTCTGCAGATGAGAACAGCAGATATGGAGAGATGAGACGAGGTGACAGAGATGAGATCACATTCGCGCTTTCGAGTGAGAACCGTTCAACAATTAAACCGTCAGGAGATGCAATGTTGATCTGTATATCTTTATCCAAGGTTCAGGGATTTTAGGTCGAAATAGAGACTGGGTTTGCATCAGTGTATTGGTGTTTGTTTAGGTGTCTAGCaggctgtgcttgtgtgtatgcaAAGCTGCGTGTACAAGTTTGTACGAAGTGTCCCACAGTATTCCTCCTACTAAAATCATGATCTGATAAGCTTTGGAATCTCCAGCCAACTGGGTGACGTAACACCTCCTCCCTCATCTAGGAATTATTTTGTATTCATTAATGTTGGGAGAATCCAGTGATGGCAGAGTCAGTGTCGCAAGAGCCGCATGTATTGTTCACTTGTTTTAGGAGATGTTTCGCAGTTTTAGCCACACTAATGGCATAGATGTCAACTGTTGGGCAGTCAGTTGACTGTTTGGTCcttccaccactttggtcccAACAACTATGACACCACCACGTCAGTGACGTTGTTTAGTTTCAAGCAAAATATCTCAGACGATGTACCCTATGATTTGCTGACTTCTTCGGTGGTGGTACCATGAGTTTGATAGTAGTGGCTTTGGGTGAAATGCCTTGACAACTATCAGAGCACCACAAagtttggtacagacattcatgttctcGTATGAACTGTAATCATTGTATTGATTCTTTATTTCCTTATGTATCTAGGAGCCTCACACCTTGACTCCCACCCcccaccatccctccctcccccaacAGCACGTCGGTACAACCATCGGAGAGATGCGGCGTGTCACTATTTGAGGTTGGCTGTGGCTCAAGTGAGTAGTCCATCAATCAGAAAGTTGCTGGTTCGATAATGTAAACGTGCTTggagtagtcgaaatgactagaaaggtgctatataaatgcagACCATTTAACTAAACTTGACCACATACCCGTAAAACTAATAATATTCCCATCAGTCTCAACTGTACTTTGAATTTAGTGCTAATTATAGTACCaaacatgaaaatatcaaatcaatatATGCTAACATTGAGCTCAGAGCGCCAGTGTGCCTGAGTATAGCCGCACAGAGCTGCAGACTAGAGTAGTCTTGTTTCAATACACTTGGATCCAGACggtgaaagagacagaaagagcacCAACATATTATCCACCACACTAGTCAGCATGAATTGTAGCATTCCTCTGGTCTTACTCATCTCTGTCCAGTAGAGGCTCACCCAGCTCTTACTGGTGCCACTGTTGGCACAACCATGTATCACAAAGGCTCTAAGAGGACACTCTGTCCACCTGAAGCTTAGACTAAAAGTTAATGTTGTTACTGCTTTGAGtcaatggtgtgtgtgttctgtgtgtgtggatgtgtgcatgTCCATAAATGAGCTcaaattttctgttttaatggtGTGTTGTAAATGTTAGTTTGAGACACTACAGTAAATATTTAGAAGACTACTTGCAATAAATAAGTTTCATGACTTTTCAAAAGTTAACTAATACGTCCTTGCACACTTCCAAAAGCCTTAGACTGCACAAACATGTTCTTAAACCCTGCTGTCTTCAGATATGGGTTCAACCAGAGAGAATCACctctgttttcatctgtcttAATTAGATGTTGTACGAGTGCCAATCCtgttattttgataaaaaatcGGCAGAGGTCACCCCAGGTTTCCTGGTTGTGACGTCATTTGCCTCATTTAAACGACCCCccagagagagtgaaaacagGCGGATAGTTCCTCTGCCaatgcagagagggagagacaaagaaataaagagggagagatggttggatggatgcaTGGAAACTTGTGGCCTGTTTTTTGTCCAGTCCCAAACAACCCAGCAACCACACCCTCTCAGGAATTCCTGCAGCAAAAATATTTCATGTCGTgtttttaaaggagcagttcaccCTTAACATaacatgttcagtgttttcTCACTTGAAAAGCCTCCATGTTGCCTTCCGCAGTTGAGAAGAGTTGGTTTTGACGTTGATGTTttatgtggggggggggggggggtactttACAAGATGAATAGAAATGAGGATAAATGTAAAGTAAGTCAACGAGAGAACAAATTTTacactaaaaaagaaagagatgcGATGAATGTTTTTTGGAGTTACCAACCATATCTAACCCTAACCGAGACATAGACCTTGGGGTTAGTCAGTTAAGACAGCGAAACATGCCAACAACCAAAGGTTAAATTAACAGTttagatgaaaagaaaagaaaacaattgcATGATGTAgtctaaaaccaaaacaacaatgtTGAGTGTTATCAAAAGTATGTTGTATCTTAATATttctctgtgtatttttgtgtgtgtgtttcttcatgtGAGTTGCCGGCCAGATGTCTGTGTACACAGCCGGTGTTTTTTGGCTCTGAACGCTCCTTAATGTCCATCGTGCAGAAAGTTTCACTGTGAACATTGGACACACAGGGCTTTGTATGTTTGCTCTGactatgttttattatttcatcttATAGTCAAAACACAAGGTCCAGTGTAGCTGGTCACGGACCATTTATAGCATTTACTGTTCCCTTTATCTAATTTATGTCTATCTTTGTATGTACAGAAAGAGCGATGTCACCTTAGAGCACGAACCGTCAACAGGCCAGCTTCAACTTGTCcaggcagaaacaaacactcatTGGCCAATAAAAACTGACGGACGGCTTAAGGGTCACAAAGCTGATCTACGATCTACGTTACACACACATGGAGATCCcacccacctcctcttctctaGATGGTatcagacagatagacacactGAACCAGGGTCAGCATCACAGTTCAACTTCTCCAGTTCCTCCATTACATCACAGCTTTTTAGTTGGAAGAACTACAGCTGATAAACATGTGTTTTAGAGGCACCTTCAAAGCAGCGAGAAGAAGCCATTAGTGGCAGCAGTGAATACAGTTTACAATATGGTGATGTACAGTATACGGTGTCCTTTCTGGATTATAGGCGCATTTTGTAGTTTGTATCAAGGAATTGAATAGCACAGGCTTACTTTAGAATGACAGTGTAGTAACTTTAAGAGTCACAAACTGCAGTGTTTCAAGGGTATTACTTTGTTTTAGGGTAGAACTCTCAGCTCGTCTGAAAATGACCCTCCTTTAGCCTTATTGCCTCTGTCGTCTGGCTCTTGGATGAAATTGCTCCCCAAAGGCACCATAAAACAGACAAGAGCCAAGTCTTACAGCTTCACTTTCAGCAGGCTCAACCCATGttttctccttcctgtcctcctcaTCCCACTTAACCAGAGACGTGACTCAACAATATTTCCTCTTCGTTTGCCCTGTTCTCATGAAAGCAACGGAATGGACACCTCTCTTCTGCTTATATACTGTATAACCGAGGCTTTTTGTGCCTCCATTAAAGGCAGGTCAGAGGAATGCAGAGGGGACAGTGAGAGGCTGCTGCAACAACATGTCTGGATAGGGAAAACTGGAGTGCAGCGGGGttagaaaatagttttttttgcacttttacactcttcttcttcttcttctacactgcTTTGGTTCCTACTTTTGCTCAGTCGTCCTCTTATACCCGCTCTCCAACCAGACCTCACTGCCAGCAGAGACTGTAACATCTATTCTCGTCGTGGGCTGGTGAGACAAAGCTGTCTCTGTTGCACACAGGAAtcccctctgtgtgtttcacagCTGCGTATCAACCTGgaacctctccctctcctctttaaaACTATTATTACATGCCACGattctctctctgccctcatttctctttctctcacaaaCCCCTTTCCACCCCTCCCATCCTCTCAGTTGGTTGACGTTAAAAATAGTGCCCTGTGGAATGCCATTTTGGAGagtttttctgtgcttttgaTTAGTCACTCGTGCTCAGAAACGCACGCTCACTCATGTTATAAAGGCGATGgaagaaaacaacagattagACCTGTTTTTGGTGCAGTTTCAGTGTTGTACGCTTTTGTTTGAGGaatggacagagagaagcagtCGGTGCAGAAAGAATGCGTCTGTCGCTGGACAAAGGCAGGTTGGGAATGATAATGCTGGTCCGAGAGAGCTGGGCTTATCCCAGCCGGCAGTATGGATTTCCTGCCTGCAGCCTCCTTTCAGTCacatctaacacacacacatacacacaaatcactgacagaaagtctgtgttgcTGTTCGTAGTGATAAGAACACTGACTGGAGAGCGAGGTCCTTGAACTGGGTGCTTACACCAAGTTACTCCATTGTTTGATGTCGTTATACCCATTCAATCACTTGTATTCTTTAACTGCAGTATATCGGTGTGGATGTcataatattacattaaaatgttaacGGCATCCAGGAGTTTTATCTGCAAAACAGCATGTTCACATTGTGATTGTGGGCACGTTAGCACGCTGACTTTAGCATTCATCTTAACCCTAACCCATGGCTGAGCCTAATTGCAGTCTCACAGAGTTGTATTCATGACTCTATTTCAGTTTAATTCACTGAATCGGCCAAAACAAGCTTGTTGCGTGGGATTATCTTATCAATAAGACAATCCAAAACTTTTCCAGAAAATGTACTATACCATGATATATACCAATATTGTTATATAAGATTTATATTATCCTTGATATAAGATTTTATCCATATCGACACCTtagtctctttgtgtttgctgttattttttGGGCTTCTTTTGGGCTGTGGTTTTCTCTTTTACGCACACGGTGCTCCAGATACTAACTCATTTTCTGCAATTTACTTATTTATGCATAACAGGCTGACTGTATGTCTCTATAATCACGTGTCCACGAATAAACAGAATCCTTGCATGTCTGTATCACTCCACTAATGATATAGAATTACGTTTGTTGCAACTACATCTGAAATGGATTTCAATACTTGCTCTGACTTATACTGCATCTTATCATACAACTGTTTGCATGAGAGTCTGCCTTCAGCACAAAAATATCCATGTTTCATCGTTTCTCTTGCAGAAGGAAGGCTTTGAAAAAGTATACGGGTGTGCGTGTAAACATGGCGAGCAAATGTAGCTGCAACTGTTAGAAAAgtagagatggagaaagagggatACAGAAGGAAACAGAGTAAGGGAGGATTGGTGATACATTCCCCAGTAGGCTCACAGTGTTCTGCTGGTTAATGATTTTGtacctcttacacacacacacacacacacacacacacacacacacacacacagactgtacagCTACTTTGTAGACATGCAGAGGGTGGCTGTTTTCTATTGTATCACCATGGAAACGTTAAAACATTTCAAT containing:
- the sync gene encoding uncharacterized protein sync → MEDVDDNMSPTELDPLFIKEEDTAQSGLTFTGTQLNQSALMKPYLQEMDDLLKSCEELTGIPFGSHFSASYNETSLTESTLSRGKERDTMESYGETRTSPHAYLSPSYMDTHMDGAATEDQPAQGQSQGPDTILDRTGVTTEVPRQTEMPLTSVGNKLSETMVEYEGQLLGMLAMLEGCMEEAGMDFEPQDWATDASQEYVHISKNPHLYRGTTLVPIQQGRPVKSETEAMQSASWACQRAGEDKASDGNRNVVTVSSATNESRQNPEFSCDNMGGFSVGRLERQGNLKTDQMVLDPQFGFSDPTYCEAMTMGYMPTNEGKYTKGGVSGIEIGQPGEEMEEVKMDTIDLGSSRNELDTLGSQMEDCIQEVQSLEKRRKELLAEVLELRGNRDIEEAEGSNEEETEESIDSKVAELMKALKSEEQGRREERKREIQSLREERAEEERRMWKVNLERQGLQEELRKLKRRLFAMARDCAQSQFALNNQHREVELLKREEEKLQSLVLQLTEEGSQLRSAHQQKLSDLQAALHVQSSSQTSNTQDELTQCRRHSCGDIQQYLQGGLRALEERYEPILLALLKRREITAAALVKAKEQAQELRGQLRPLKEEIQKLNLQRVCLEEKLNLSYAQRREDVEQYKETVSYLEESSRELKTELKIQKRKTKEIEEMRESLTKQLLLYRAAIEDQNKCEKQKT